The following are encoded in a window of Bacillus sp. SORGH_AS_0510 genomic DNA:
- a CDS encoding replication-associated recombination protein A yields the protein MQQKPLAFRMRPRTIDEIVGQQHLVGDGKIIARMVKAKQLTSMILYGPPGIGKTSIASAIAGSTKYAFRTLNAVTNNKKDMEIVAAEAKMSGKVILLLDEVHRLDKGKQDFLLPYLENGMITLIGATTSNPYHAINPAIRSRCQIFELKPLTPDEVKQALLRAIEDADRGLGNLKVSVTDEALMHFANASNGDVRSSLNALELAVLSSDEDENGIITVDMETAEECLQKKSIAADKDGDGHYDVLSAFQKSIRGSDANAALHYLGRLIEAGDLVSISRRLIVIAYEDIGLANPQAGPRTLAAIETAERLGFPEARIPLANAVIELCLSPKSNSAILAIDNALEDIRKGNVGEIPDHLKDAHYKGAKELGRGIEYLFPHNYENGWVPQQYLPNRIKNKQYYQPKKTGKFEQALATVYEKLSRK from the coding sequence ATGCAGCAAAAGCCATTGGCCTTTCGCATGAGGCCAAGAACGATAGATGAAATCGTAGGCCAGCAGCATTTGGTTGGTGACGGAAAAATCATTGCTAGAATGGTTAAAGCAAAACAGCTTACATCCATGATTCTATACGGACCACCAGGAATTGGCAAAACTTCGATAGCTAGTGCCATCGCTGGCAGTACAAAATATGCCTTTCGAACATTAAATGCAGTAACAAATAATAAAAAAGATATGGAAATAGTCGCAGCCGAGGCGAAAATGTCAGGAAAGGTAATCCTTCTTTTAGATGAAGTTCACAGGCTGGATAAAGGAAAACAAGACTTTTTACTTCCTTATTTAGAGAACGGAATGATTACACTTATTGGGGCCACTACAAGTAACCCGTACCATGCAATCAATCCCGCGATTCGCAGTCGCTGTCAAATTTTCGAGCTAAAACCTTTAACCCCTGATGAGGTAAAACAGGCCTTGCTCCGTGCAATCGAAGACGCGGATCGCGGACTGGGTAATTTAAAGGTGAGTGTTACGGACGAAGCATTAATGCACTTCGCCAATGCATCGAACGGGGATGTCAGAAGCTCTTTAAACGCACTCGAATTAGCCGTCCTGTCTTCGGATGAGGATGAAAACGGCATTATTACGGTTGATATGGAAACAGCTGAGGAATGTCTGCAAAAGAAAAGTATCGCTGCGGATAAGGATGGAGACGGGCACTATGATGTCTTGTCCGCCTTTCAAAAATCCATTCGTGGTAGTGACGCCAATGCTGCGTTGCACTATCTGGGCAGGCTAATTGAAGCAGGTGACCTGGTCAGTATCAGCCGAAGACTGATTGTCATTGCGTATGAGGACATCGGACTCGCTAATCCTCAAGCAGGACCACGGACATTAGCAGCGATTGAAACAGCAGAACGACTCGGTTTTCCCGAGGCACGCATTCCGCTTGCCAATGCCGTTATTGAACTATGCTTATCACCTAAATCCAACTCTGCTATTTTGGCCATTGATAACGCCCTTGAAGATATTCGAAAAGGGAATGTAGGTGAAATCCCTGATCATCTAAAGGATGCACACTATAAGGGAGCCAAAGAGCTTGGCAGGGGAATTGAATACTTATTTCCCCACAACTATGAAAATGGCTGGGTGCCGCAGCAATACTTACCCAACCGGATAAAAAACAAACAATACTATCAGCCAAAGAAAACCGGAAAATTTGAACAGGCCCTCGCAACGGTCTATGAAAAACTGTCACGTAAATAG